In one window of Thermus aquaticus DNA:
- a CDS encoding sulfurtransferase, with protein MGYAHPEVLVSTAWVEEHLEDPSLRILEVDEDILLYDTGHIPGAQKIDWQRDFWDPVVRDFIDEEGFARLMERLGISNDTTVVLYGDKNNWWAAYAFWFFKYNGHADVRLMNGGRQKWLEEGRPLTTEVPAYPPGRYQVPYRDESIRAYRDEVLKHILKVKEGKGALVDVRSPEEYRGELTHMPNYPQEGALRAGHIPGARNIPWAKAVNPDGTFKSAEELKALYEPLGVTPDKDIVVYCRIAERSSHSWFVLKYLLGYPRVKNYDGSWTEWGNLVGVPIAKGEEG; from the coding sequence ATGGGATACGCCCATCCGGAAGTTCTGGTGAGCACGGCCTGGGTAGAAGAGCACCTCGAGGACCCTTCGCTCCGCATCCTGGAGGTGGACGAGGACATCCTCCTCTACGACACCGGCCACATCCCCGGGGCCCAGAAGATTGACTGGCAGCGGGACTTCTGGGACCCGGTGGTGCGGGACTTCATTGACGAGGAGGGGTTCGCCCGCTTAATGGAACGGCTCGGCATCTCCAACGACACCACCGTGGTCCTCTACGGCGACAAGAACAACTGGTGGGCGGCCTACGCCTTCTGGTTCTTCAAGTACAACGGCCACGCCGACGTGCGCCTCATGAACGGGGGAAGGCAGAAGTGGCTGGAGGAGGGGCGGCCCCTCACCACCGAGGTCCCCGCCTACCCCCCGGGCCGCTACCAGGTTCCCTACCGGGACGAGTCCATCCGCGCCTACCGGGACGAGGTCCTCAAGCACATCCTCAAGGTCAAGGAGGGCAAGGGGGCCCTGGTGGACGTGCGGAGCCCCGAGGAGTACCGTGGGGAGCTCACCCACATGCCCAACTACCCCCAGGAGGGGGCGCTCCGCGCCGGCCACATCCCCGGGGCCAGGAACATCCCCTGGGCCAAGGCGGTGAACCCGGACGGCACCTTCAAAAGCGCCGAGGAGCTCAAGGCCCTCTACGAGCCCCTGGGCGTGACCCCGGACAAGGACATCGTGGTCTACTGCCGCATCGCCGAGCGCTCCAGCCACTCCTGGTTCGTCCTCAAGTACCTCCTGGGCTACCCCCGCGTGAAGAACTACGACGGCTCCTGGACGGAGTGGGGAAACCTGGTGGGGGTGCCCATCGCCAAGGGGGAGGAAGGCTAG
- a CDS encoding zinc metallopeptidase, translated as MDVTFLLMIAVFVASLFIQWGLQATFARFSRVANSRGLTGAEVARAILDAHGLTHVRVEPVPGVLTDHYDPQAKAVRLSEPNYASPSLAALAVAAHEVGHAVQDAQGYAWLRVRANLWPVASIGSNWGPILVLVGLGLGALGLAKLGLYLYLAVAFFQLVTLPVEFDASRRAMEFLRRMGFLTSREVGPARQVLTWAALTYVAALASSLATILYYASLLGLFGRREE; from the coding sequence ATGGACGTGACCTTTCTGCTGATGATCGCCGTCTTTGTGGCTAGCCTCTTCATCCAGTGGGGGCTTCAGGCCACCTTCGCCCGCTTTAGCCGCGTGGCCAACAGCCGGGGCCTCACGGGGGCCGAAGTCGCCCGGGCCATCCTGGACGCCCACGGGCTCACCCACGTGCGGGTGGAGCCCGTGCCCGGGGTCCTTACCGACCACTACGACCCCCAGGCCAAGGCCGTGCGTCTTTCCGAGCCCAACTACGCCTCTCCCAGCCTGGCGGCTCTGGCCGTGGCCGCCCACGAGGTGGGGCACGCCGTTCAGGACGCCCAGGGCTACGCCTGGCTTCGGGTCAGGGCCAACCTCTGGCCCGTGGCCAGCATTGGGAGTAACTGGGGGCCTATCCTGGTCCTCGTGGGTCTGGGCCTTGGGGCTTTGGGCCTGGCCAAGCTGGGCCTCTATTTGTACCTGGCGGTGGCCTTCTTCCAGCTCGTCACCCTGCCCGTGGAGTTTGACGCCTCCAGGAGGGCCATGGAGTTCCTGCGGCGCATGGGCTTCCTCACGAGCCGGGAGGTGGGCCCCGCCCGCCAGGTCCTTACCTGGGCAGCCCTCACCTACGTGGCGGCCCTAGCTAGCTCCTTGGCCACCATCCTCTACTACGCCAGCCTCCTGGGCCTCTTTGGCCGGCGGGAGGAGTAG
- a CDS encoding nucleoside triphosphate pyrophosphohydrolase family protein produces MTLETYQKEAAKTARYPEAYRLLYPTLGLVGEAGELANKVKKVLRDQEGELTEETREALLAELGDVLWYVAQVATDLGVSLEAVAEANLRKLRSRLERGVISGSGDNR; encoded by the coding sequence ATGACGCTTGAAACCTACCAGAAGGAGGCCGCCAAGACCGCCCGCTACCCTGAGGCCTACCGCCTCCTCTACCCCACCCTGGGCCTGGTGGGGGAGGCGGGGGAGCTGGCCAACAAGGTCAAGAAGGTCCTGAGGGACCAGGAAGGCGAGCTCACCGAGGAAACCCGGGAGGCCCTTCTGGCGGAGCTCGGGGACGTGCTCTGGTACGTGGCCCAGGTGGCCACGGACCTGGGGGTGAGCCTCGAGGCCGTAGCCGAGGCCAACCTGAGGAAACTCCGCTCCCGCCTGGAGCGGGGGGTCATCTCCGGCTCCGGCGACAACCGCTAA
- a CDS encoding AAA family ATPase translates to MNTWRIDRLTLQGFKSFAERTVLDFPDPITGIIGPNGSGKSNLVEAIRFVTGARAQELRGQELKAFLFQGGEGKPPAGFAEVRLELSRGRERLLVERRIEGERSLFRVNGRPMSLKALALHLSGTGLGRGGYAIVGQGEVGALLEAPEEVLLSHLEEAAGLKPVAEAARATEIKLKEALELLEAREKELAELKARAEALGKEAERAKRARELAALALALKRSLLLARKEEAEGEVEALRARLLALKEEEAELLSRREALDRERKALAEEVEALRARLQEALLSLKEKEALEGEARELTRVLKALERPRPENPGPPPPAPALPKEEALRRLKALKAKEAQLLQEKRHLEEAWRRYEVALARYQERLSAYQRALSERARLEAELQAKEEALLPLEAGVRQRRERGARLREVEAQLLALRREEERLRSLVASGADLQEGPRKVRGLPGILGVVADLIRPEPGLEGALEVALGPRLGWVLAQDEEAAKGAIARLKREGGRATFLPLTLLTPPPRPSPRPAQGLLGPAYRLARLQPEGLPEEAILLTLFADTLVFQDLEAALAYRKGGGRERLVTLEGEVLERSGALTGGRGRQGESLLLRRRLKEAEEERRRLEEAKKALQEALKDLPTEEALAELKAQVSSLKARLSAPPPSPPEPPEPPKATWDEAPLKALEAEKAALEEALAQAEAWERWQVLKKALAAWEEAQEEAIRLRARLAQLEARLKAFAPLEEEARALTARLEALKRERAGKEEALEKALARWNALLAEREMAGLTLARREALLEELSRELSALPPGERHPGTPRALQARLAQVEKEREALGPVNALAERELTELTPLLEAKEKEVDEATLALFRLEAELKAVEGEYGKRLQEAFARFQEAFRNHALLLLGARAEARRESGGLRLLLVPKGKRTQDLRLLSLGEKTLGALAFLFALGELQGGLPLAVLDEVDAALDEANLLRFARFLNSGRQFLLVTHQKRTMEACHALYGVTAEGGVSRVYSIRKEVLDDA, encoded by the coding sequence ATGAACACCTGGCGCATTGACCGGCTCACCCTTCAGGGGTTCAAGTCCTTCGCTGAACGGACGGTCCTGGACTTCCCCGACCCCATCACCGGCATCATCGGCCCCAACGGCTCCGGCAAGAGCAACCTGGTGGAGGCCATCCGCTTCGTCACCGGGGCCCGGGCCCAGGAGCTTAGGGGTCAGGAGCTCAAGGCCTTCCTCTTCCAGGGCGGGGAAGGCAAGCCCCCGGCGGGCTTCGCCGAGGTGCGGCTGGAGCTTTCCCGGGGCCGGGAGCGCCTCCTGGTGGAAAGGCGCATAGAGGGAGAAAGGAGCCTCTTCCGGGTCAACGGCCGCCCGATGAGCCTCAAGGCCCTGGCCCTCCACCTCTCGGGCACGGGGCTTGGCCGGGGCGGGTACGCCATCGTGGGCCAGGGGGAGGTGGGGGCCCTTCTGGAGGCCCCGGAGGAGGTCCTTCTCTCCCACCTGGAGGAGGCGGCGGGCCTCAAGCCGGTGGCCGAGGCGGCCCGGGCCACGGAGATAAAGCTCAAGGAGGCCCTAGAGCTCCTGGAGGCCAGGGAGAAGGAGCTTGCCGAGCTGAAGGCCCGGGCGGAGGCCCTGGGGAAGGAGGCCGAGAGGGCGAAGAGGGCCCGGGAGCTTGCCGCTTTGGCCCTGGCCCTCAAGCGAAGCCTCCTTCTGGCCCGCAAGGAGGAAGCGGAAGGGGAGGTGGAGGCCTTAAGGGCCCGGCTTCTCGCCCTCAAGGAGGAGGAGGCCGAACTCCTCTCCCGGCGGGAGGCCTTGGACAGGGAGAGGAAGGCCCTGGCCGAGGAGGTGGAAGCCTTGAGGGCGAGGCTTCAGGAAGCCCTTCTTTCCCTCAAGGAGAAGGAGGCCCTGGAAGGGGAGGCGCGGGAGCTCACCCGGGTCCTCAAGGCCCTGGAGCGGCCCAGGCCGGAGAACCCCGGGCCCCCGCCCCCCGCCCCGGCCCTGCCCAAAGAGGAGGCCCTTCGGCGCCTCAAGGCCCTGAAGGCCAAGGAGGCCCAGCTCCTCCAGGAAAAGCGCCACCTGGAGGAGGCCTGGCGCCGCTACGAGGTGGCCTTGGCCCGCTACCAGGAGAGGCTTTCCGCCTACCAAAGGGCCCTTTCGGAAAGGGCCAGGCTGGAGGCGGAGCTCCAGGCCAAGGAGGAGGCCCTTCTTCCCCTCGAGGCCGGGGTAAGGCAAAGGCGGGAGCGTGGGGCCCGCCTCCGGGAGGTGGAGGCCCAGCTTTTGGCCCTCCGCCGGGAAGAGGAGCGCCTCAGAAGCCTGGTGGCCTCGGGAGCGGATTTGCAGGAAGGCCCCAGGAAGGTGCGGGGCCTCCCCGGCATCCTGGGCGTGGTGGCCGACCTCATCCGGCCTGAGCCCGGGCTGGAGGGGGCTTTGGAGGTGGCCCTGGGCCCCAGGCTGGGCTGGGTGCTGGCCCAGGACGAGGAGGCCGCCAAAGGGGCCATTGCCCGGCTGAAGCGGGAGGGGGGACGGGCCACCTTTCTGCCCCTGACCCTCCTCACCCCCCCGCCCAGGCCCTCCCCCAGGCCGGCCCAAGGCCTCCTCGGTCCCGCCTACCGGCTCGCCCGGCTCCAGCCCGAAGGCCTTCCCGAGGAGGCCATCCTCCTCACCCTCTTCGCCGATACTCTGGTCTTTCAGGACCTGGAGGCCGCCCTTGCCTACCGCAAGGGCGGGGGCCGGGAGCGCCTGGTGACCCTGGAAGGGGAGGTCCTGGAGCGCTCCGGGGCCCTCACCGGGGGAAGGGGACGGCAGGGGGAAAGCCTCCTCCTCCGCCGCCGGCTTAAGGAGGCGGAAGAGGAAAGAAGAAGGCTGGAGGAGGCAAAGAAGGCCCTCCAGGAGGCCTTAAAGGACCTGCCCACCGAGGAGGCCCTGGCCGAGCTGAAGGCCCAGGTTTCCTCCCTGAAGGCCCGGCTCAGCGCCCCCCCGCCAAGCCCCCCTGAGCCCCCCGAGCCCCCCAAGGCCACCTGGGACGAGGCCCCCCTGAAGGCCCTCGAGGCGGAGAAGGCGGCCCTGGAAGAGGCCCTGGCCCAGGCGGAAGCGTGGGAGCGCTGGCAGGTCCTGAAAAAGGCCCTCGCCGCCTGGGAGGAGGCCCAGGAGGAGGCGATAAGGCTTAGGGCGAGGTTAGCCCAGCTGGAGGCCCGCCTCAAGGCCTTCGCCCCCCTGGAGGAGGAGGCCCGGGCCCTCACCGCCCGCCTGGAGGCCCTGAAGCGAGAGCGGGCGGGGAAAGAGGAGGCCCTGGAAAAGGCCCTGGCCCGCTGGAACGCCCTTTTGGCCGAAAGGGAGATGGCCGGGCTCACCCTGGCCCGAAGGGAGGCCCTTCTGGAGGAGCTTTCCCGGGAGCTTTCCGCCCTTCCCCCCGGCGAGCGCCACCCCGGCACCCCCCGGGCCCTCCAGGCCCGGTTGGCCCAGGTGGAAAAGGAGAGGGAGGCCCTAGGCCCGGTCAACGCCCTAGCGGAGAGGGAACTTACGGAGCTTACGCCCCTCCTGGAGGCCAAGGAGAAGGAGGTGGACGAGGCCACCTTGGCCCTCTTCCGCCTCGAGGCCGAGCTCAAGGCCGTGGAAGGGGAGTACGGGAAGAGGCTCCAAGAGGCCTTCGCCCGCTTCCAGGAGGCCTTCCGGAACCACGCCCTGCTCCTCCTCGGGGCCCGGGCCGAGGCCAGGCGGGAAAGCGGGGGCCTCCGCCTCCTCTTGGTGCCCAAGGGCAAGCGCACCCAGGACCTGAGGCTCCTCTCCTTGGGGGAGAAGACCCTGGGGGCTTTGGCCTTCCTCTTCGCCCTGGGGGAGCTCCAGGGAGGACTGCCCCTGGCCGTTTTGGACGAGGTAGACGCCGCTTTGGACGAGGCCAACCTCCTCCGCTTCGCCCGCTTCCTGAATAGCGGCCGGCAGTTCCTCCTGGTGACCCACCAGAAGCGCACCATGGAGGCCTGCCACGCCCTCTACGGGGTCACGGCGGAGGGCGGGGTGAGCCGGGTGTACAGCATCCGCAAGGAGGTGCTGGATGACGCTTGA
- a CDS encoding GerMN domain-containing protein produces the protein MRGLFTLWNLFGLIVFLLGGAFYLKGQERMGPAALPIPAEEAAQNTLVLVLLRPNPPEGFLKETRTLELGPGETPGGKALELWSEAASAPRPKALFFQGKRLWVDLPQNFALGLDATLEAFRLYSLAYTLLSTFPQAEEVRFLVEGRPSAGLAHLDLSKPIRLP, from the coding sequence ATGAGGGGACTCTTCACGTTATGGAACCTCTTTGGGCTTATCGTCTTCCTCCTGGGCGGGGCCTTCTACCTGAAAGGCCAGGAAAGGATGGGCCCCGCCGCCCTCCCCATCCCGGCGGAGGAGGCGGCCCAAAACACCCTGGTCCTGGTCCTCCTGCGGCCCAACCCGCCCGAGGGCTTCCTCAAGGAGACCCGGACCCTGGAGCTAGGCCCCGGGGAGACCCCGGGGGGGAAGGCCCTGGAGCTCTGGTCGGAGGCCGCCTCTGCCCCCAGGCCCAAGGCCCTCTTCTTCCAGGGGAAAAGGCTTTGGGTGGACCTGCCCCAGAACTTCGCCCTGGGGCTTGACGCCACCCTCGAGGCCTTCCGCCTCTACAGCCTGGCCTACACCCTCCTCTCCACCTTCCCCCAGGCCGAGGAGGTCCGCTTCCTGGTGGAGGGGCGGCCCAGCGCTGGCCTGGCCCACCTGGACCTCAGCAAGCCCATCCGCCTGCCATGA